In Apium graveolens cultivar Ventura unplaced genomic scaffold, ASM990537v1 ctg8570, whole genome shotgun sequence, one genomic interval encodes:
- the LOC141705119 gene encoding protein FAR1-RELATED SEQUENCE 5-like, which produces MGPKFRDCSSCGDSSHISRLVGDYVSNGGNSLSESEISVSRFNISHGGHKYYIPKYSGDISKPEVNQSFDSLEKGIEFYKEYGMLSRFNVRLNIEMKDDRDEIILRKYIICGRAGFNDLPRNLDESSSKIVKRRRTVSGRCGCKAICVFKCIGPTMNIGTSKSFTLMKEQVGGYGNIGASVHDFQNFNRDLRCYVGEADAQILLEKFKVLHETCESFYYTYDVDCEGYLTNLFWADATARRNYELNGDVVSFDATFNTNRYNMIFAPFTGVDKHDLCVTFAACLLCHAMKAAVPEVFKATNEYPATKHRLCMWHIIQKSPLKLDNRLCKETDFMEKMKKFIWSSTIEPDEFKSGWLSVMKEFKLEWNKWLGKMYSLRKSWIPAYF; this is translated from the exons GTTCCAGTTGCGGTGATTCGTCTCATATTAGCCGTTTAGTAGGTGATTATGTATCTAATGGCGGTAACAGTTTATCTGAAAGTGAGATTTCTGTTTCGCGTTTTAATATTTCACATGGTGGTCATAAGTATTACATTCCAAAGTATAGTGGTGATATTTCTAAACCAGAGGTTAATCAGAGTTTTGATAGTTTGGAAAAAGGTATTGAATTTTACAAGGAATATGGGATGTTGTCTAGATTTAATGTGAGGTTGAATATTGAAATGAAAGATGATAGGGATGAaataattttgagaaaatatattATTTGTGGGAGAGCTGGTTTTAATGATCTGCCTAGAAATTTAGATGAAAGTTCTAGTAAAATTGTTAAGCGTAGGAGGACTGTTTCAGGGAGGTGCGGATGTAAAGCAATATGTGTTTTCAAATGTATTGGTCCGACAA TGAATATTGGTACTAGTAAATCTTTTACTTTGATGAAGGAACAGGTTGGTGGTTATGGCAATATTGGTGCTTCGGTacatgattttcagaattttaatagAGATTTAAGGTGTTATGTTGGTGAGGCTGATGCACAGATATTGCTGGAAAAGTTTAAAGTTTTACATGAGACATGTGAATCATTTTATTATACATATGATGTTGATTGTGAGGGTTATTTAACGAATCTTTTTTGGGCTGATGCTACTGCTAGAAGAAATTATGAATTAAATGGAGATGTTGTATCCTTTGATGCTACATTTAATACAAATCG GTATAACATGATCTTTGCTCCTTTTACCGGTGTGGATAAACATGATCTATGTGTCACATTTGCTGCATGTCTTCTT TGTCATGCAATGAAAGCTGCTGTTCCTGAAGTTTTTAAAGCAACCAATGAATATCCTGCCACTAAGCATCGTTTATGCATGTGGCATATAATCCAGAAATCCCCTCTTAAG CTTGACAATCGATTGTGTAAGGAAACTGACTTTatggagaagatgaagaaatttatCTGGTCTTCAACTATTGAGCCTGATGAGTTTAAATCAGGGTGGTTATCAGTTATGAAAGAGTTTAAACTTGAATGGAACAAGTGGTTAGGAAAAATGTATTCGCTTAGAAAGTCTTGGATTCCTGCGTATTTTTGA